From a region of the Dermacentor silvarum isolate Dsil-2018 unplaced genomic scaffold, BIME_Dsil_1.4 Seq843, whole genome shotgun sequence genome:
- the LOC125941995 gene encoding uncharacterized protein LOC125941995, with the protein MPPRSFDTLLQLVGPRITKANTRFCKAIPPDHSVGVFCCSSVRFLAAGETLRSSSFNFLAGRSTACTIIAEVCQAIWDILGPLYVKCPSSAVQWLKVTQEFEKKWKLPHCIGTFDGKHVVIECPAKSGTLNRNYKSSFSKSLLAISDASYRFLYVEIGHFGSESDGGVFARNKFQELIVANQLGIPEDSEMGSVGNMPFFFFFEMRLSL; encoded by the exons ATGCCGCCGCGAAGTTTCGATACACTCTTGCAACTCGTGGGGCCTAGAATAACCAAGGCGAATACGAGGTTCTGCAAGGCCATTCCGCCAGACCATTCC GTTGGTGTGTTTTGTTGTTCTTCCGTTAGATTTTTGGCAGCTGGAGAGACACTCAGGTCGTCGTCATTTAATTTCCTGGCTGGACGTTCGACTGCTTGCACTATCATCGCCGAGGTCTGCCAAGCAATATGGGATATACTTGGTCCACTTTATGTTAAATGTCCGTCATCCGCAGTTCAGTGGCTCAAG GTTACGCAGGAGTTTGAGAAAAAGTGGAAACTGCCTCATTGTATTGGTACCTTTGATGGCAAACACGTGGTCATTGAGTGCCCCGCCAAATCAGGAACACTAAACAGAAACTACAAGAGTAGTTTCAGCAAATCATTGCTTGCGATAAGTGATGCGAGTTACAG GTTTTTATATGTCGAAATCGGGCACTTCGGCAGCGAGTCTGATGGAGGCGTGTTTGCACGCAACAAGTTCCAAGAGCTCATTGTAGCAAATCAACTTGGAATCCCCGAAGACTCCGAGATGGGCAGCGTTGGAAatatgccctttttttttttttttgagatgaGGCTTTCCCTCTGA